From the genome of Puniceicoccales bacterium:
AATATTGCACCACCATATGTCAATTGCGATAATCAGAAACTTTATAAAATAAATGGTGGTGAGGGAGCGATTCGAACGCACGAAGAGCGAAGCTCGACAGATTTACAGTCTGCACCCTTTAGCCACTTGGATACCTCACCGGATCAATGGATGCCAGGAATACGATTAGCCATCCGTTTGGCAAGAACTTTTTGAATGGATCTATCATTTATAAATCCTGGTTACCCTAGACGATAGAGCACATAGACTTTCCCGAAGTATTTTCCGGCCGGCTCTACTAAATTCGCCGATAGTAATACCATTAGCGGCATCGCCACCTAGCCATAAAACCTCATCTCCGACCTTCGCCGAAGGACAATCATTTAGTTTTATCATTGTTTGATCCATGGCCACCCTACCAATCACCGGACAACTATGGCCATTGATGATACAGCGACCGGTGTTTGTAAAATCAACGGGAATTCCATCGGCATAGCCACAGGATAGTACTCCGATCTTTGCACTCTCTGTGGTTTCATACATGCCATCATAGCTAATTTTTACGCCGGCCGGAACGTTTTTTATAAGAGCAACTTTACTTTTAAGACTAAAAATTGGCCTAATCCCAGATCTAAGCAATTCCTCATCATGCACTTCGGACGCAATTCCATATTGCATTGCCCCTACTCTCACGCCATTGCAAACACCATCGGATATACAATTTTTAACGGCAAAGCTACTGCTTTCATGGATCATCAGATTTTTCATTGGCCAGCTAAAATTTTTCAACCAGGCTCTAAAATTTTTCCGTTGAAATGATGTATAATTCTCATCTTTATCCACATGGGATAGATGTGTCGCAATGCCACCGATTTTGACATGGCCATCGCTGCATAGCCTGCGCAATCTATCCACATTATTTTCATGCCAAAAACCAATCCGCCCCATCCCGGTATCGATTTTTAAATGCACTTCGGCTATTTTATCCATGGCCTTTGCCATTAGAATTATGCGTTCCAAT
Proteins encoded in this window:
- the alr gene encoding alanine racemase — translated: MRCWIEIDLDVFRANIINIKKSLPIGTKYLSVVKANAYGCGAPELVKKSWDLVDAFAVANLTEAMEIKNHSKEAKIIILSTPLPDEIEAIVHSEFIPFVSTDEELERIILMAKAMDKIAEVHLKIDTGMGRIGFWHENNVDRLRRLCSDGHVKIGGIATHLSHVDKDENYTSFQRKNFRAWLKNFSWPMKNLMIHESSSFAVKNCISDGVCNGVRVGAMQYGIASEVHDEELLRSGIRPIFSLKSKVALIKNVPAGVKISYDGMYETTESAKIGVLSCGYADGIPVDFTNTGRCIINGHSCPVIGRVAMDQTMIKLNDCPSAKVGDEVLWLGGDAANGITIGEFSRAGRKILRESLCALSSRVTRIYK